One stretch of Miscanthus floridulus cultivar M001 chromosome 18, ASM1932011v1, whole genome shotgun sequence DNA includes these proteins:
- the LOC136519614 gene encoding uncharacterized protein, with the protein MPEEEVSSPNEEAAGGEAVDGTPPVDGSAAATEKEEGREKWFCEMRGWIMVLAVQVASSTYQAGLSPPGRFSEPQDIKGSDEIHESTDSFRYKVFFYSNTTAFLTSLAIIILLMNRSFYSSLAKVTVLEIIVVLDMIGLMAAYWAGSTLKNQTNLFALCLTALVLFVIYVVYAVQVVQKLCAVPLVRKLWGLSAAVAVRRRPSVPARAATRDDDDGTPPVPNQQDVDGTRAPPPLDVGRSKSELRRRDSRLVARTPGRGQSTMLSP; encoded by the exons ATGCCCGAAGAAGAGGTTTCCTCACCGAACGAGGAGGCCGCCGGCGGGGAAGCCGTGGACGGCACGCCCCCGGTCGACGGCTCCGCGGCTGCTACGGAGAAGGAAGAGGGCAGGGAGAAGTGGTTCTGCGAGATGCGAGGCTGGATTATGGTGCTCGCCGTGCAGGTCGCCTCCTCCACTTACCAGGCTGGACTCAGCCCGCCCGGTCGCTTCTCCGAGCCCCAGGACATCAAGGGCAGCGACGAGATTCATGAGTCCACCGACTCCTTTCG GTACAAGGTGTTCTTCTACTCCAACACGACGGCGTTCTTGACGTCGCTGGCGATCATCATCCTGCTGATGAAcaggtccttctacagctctTTGGCCAAGGTGACGGTGCTGGAGATCATCGTGGTGCTCGACATGATCGGGCTAATGGCCGCCTACTGGGCGGGGAGCACGCTCAAGAACCAGACCAACTTGTTCGCCCTGTGTCTCACCGCGCTTGTGCTCTTCGTCATCTACGTCGTCTACGCGGTGCAGGTCGTACAGAAGCTATGCGCGGTGCCGCTCGTACGCAAGCTATGGGGCCTCTCTGCCGCCGTGGCCGTCCGGCGCCGCCCGTCCGTGCCCGCGCGCGCCGCGACCCGGGATGACGACGACGGCACCCCGCCCGTGCCGAACCAGCAGGACGTCGACGGCACACGGGCGCCCCCGCCGCTGGACGTCGGCCGGTCCAAGTCGGAGCTGCGCCGCCGCGATAGCCGACTGGTGGCACGGACACCAGGAAGAGGGCAGTCAACTATGCTGTCTCCTTAG
- the LOC136523468 gene encoding nuclear transcription factor Y subunit B-8-like, whose amino-acid sequence MSKAQGNDQHHDDPEGSKPPKEYTIPKGTIYALWTMDECILQFCVALTRAAMLECHRDRRLTITADDLIAGFARLGLVDYVQPMSEFLRENINQQVVAPLAPPAPTVEEEMAAPPPPPSPDLTLQLGLPSIRDVTELAPHTDVYALWPGGAQAAVGTSLAPVPPPAAADEDDE is encoded by the exons ATGAGCAAAGCTCAAGGAAATGATCAACACCATGACGATCCCGAAG GATCCAAACCACCAAAAGAGTACACCATCCCGAAAGGCACCATATACGCGTTATGGACCATGGACGAGTGCATATTGCAATTCTGCGTGGCCCTCACACGGGCGGCCATGCTGGAGTGCCATCGAGACCGGCGCCTGACTATCACCGCTGATGACCTAATCGCTGGCTTTGCGAGACTTGGATTAGTTGACTACGTGCAGCCCATGTCCGAGTTTCTACGTGAGAACATTAACCAGCAGGTTGTAGCACCGCTAGCACCTCCGGCACCAACCGTGGAGGAAGAGATGGcagcgccaccgccaccaccgtcgccgGATCTCACGCTGCAGTTGGGACTGCCATCCATACGTGATGTCACGGAGCTAGCGCCTCATACCGACGTGTATGCGTTGTGGCCTGGAGGAGCACAGGCGGCGGTGGGCACCTCGCTGGCGCCGGTGCCGccacctgctgctgctgatgaAGACGATGAGTGA